One stretch of Dokdonia sp. Hel_I_53 DNA includes these proteins:
- a CDS encoding sensor histidine kinase — MSLSLIGIIFVQGYWISSSVDAKREQFSFNARQSLAATIDQIENRELEDYYYPIQKLADSIGMSDDISFDEYFFINEDLVNNELTLYKNGILQEDFKLTAPGYVSEQGDSIQFKRYTQRKTTQILKKNAIDGNQESTSNRIQEFSRLIDFEKKRFAEIAYEITKDIPIHKRLTSEEIRRILTIELVERNVETDFDFGVYSNGLLTKVHSENFKYSKDAPSYVEQLFSYDKDVSDYTLYVQFPGEKRFVISSIIGMAVLSIIFTLIIVIAYSSALHQLNKQRQISEIKTDFINNMTHEFKTPIATINLALDALKNPKISSFPEKVSYYHGLIREENKRMHAQVENVLRISKLEKNELDIQKERLDMNELVEDAINHISLIVEDRNGYVNMHLNADRTSVLANESHFTNVLVNILDNAVKYTSEERSLGIDVYTENVKDLIIVKISDKGDGMSKAVQKKVFEKFYREHTGDIHNVKGHGLGLAYAKRIVDDHQGEIYVESELGKGSTFIIKLPLIS; from the coding sequence ATGAGTCTATCCCTCATCGGGATCATTTTTGTGCAGGGCTACTGGATTTCTAGTAGCGTTGATGCAAAGCGGGAGCAATTTAGTTTTAACGCGAGGCAGTCACTTGCTGCCACAATAGATCAAATAGAAAATAGAGAACTAGAGGATTATTATTACCCTATTCAAAAGCTAGCAGATAGCATCGGTATGTCAGATGATATCAGTTTTGATGAATATTTTTTCATAAATGAAGATCTCGTAAATAACGAACTCACATTATATAAAAACGGAATTCTCCAAGAAGATTTTAAGCTTACAGCTCCAGGATATGTATCAGAGCAAGGGGATAGCATTCAATTCAAAAGATATACCCAAAGGAAAACTACACAAATTTTAAAGAAAAATGCAATCGATGGAAATCAGGAGTCTACTTCTAACAGAATCCAAGAGTTTTCTAGACTTATAGATTTTGAAAAGAAACGTTTTGCAGAGATAGCTTATGAAATTACAAAGGATATACCTATACATAAGCGGTTAACTTCAGAGGAAATAAGAAGAATTCTAACTATAGAACTTGTAGAACGTAATGTAGAGACAGACTTTGACTTTGGAGTTTATAGCAACGGTCTTTTAACTAAAGTACATTCAGAAAATTTTAAATATAGTAAGGATGCCCCCTCATATGTAGAACAATTGTTTTCGTATGATAAAGATGTAAGTGATTATACCTTATATGTTCAATTTCCAGGAGAAAAAAGATTTGTCATTTCTTCAATAATTGGAATGGCCGTCCTGTCTATAATTTTTACGCTTATTATTGTAATCGCATATTCTAGTGCATTGCATCAGCTTAATAAACAGCGTCAGATATCAGAAATAAAAACTGATTTTATTAATAACATGACGCATGAATTTAAAACACCTATAGCTACTATAAATCTTGCATTAGATGCTTTAAAAAACCCAAAAATATCATCCTTTCCAGAAAAAGTATCTTACTACCATGGTCTTATACGAGAGGAAAATAAGAGGATGCATGCACAGGTAGAAAATGTATTGCGCATATCAAAACTTGAAAAAAACGAACTGGATATTCAAAAAGAGCGACTTGATATGAACGAACTGGTTGAAGATGCCATCAATCACATATCACTTATTGTTGAAGATAGAAATGGATATGTGAATATGCACTTAAACGCTGATCGTACCTCCGTGCTCGCAAATGAGTCGCATTTTACAAATGTGCTCGTCAACATTTTGGACAATGCTGTTAAATATACATCAGAAGAACGTTCTTTAGGTATAGATGTATATACAGAGAACGTAAAAGACCTTATTATAGTAAAAATAAGCGATAAAGGAGATGGCATGTCAAAGGCGGTTCAGAAAAAAGTTTTTGAAAAATTCTATCGTGAGCATACCGGAGACATACATAATGTAAAGGGACATGGGCTAGGTCTTGCCTATGCAAAACGTATCGTAGATGACCATCAAGGGGAAATTTACGTTGAAAGCGAACTAGGAAAAGGAAGCACATTTATAATTAAATTACCACTAATATCATAA
- a CDS encoding DNA-directed RNA polymerase subunit omega, protein MNIKDIDAPLSTTTIDKNLVDAPTDNIYEAISIIAKRASQINTEIKKELSEKLDEFATFNDSLEEIFENKEQIEVSKFYERLPKAHALAVQEWLENRIYHRDPSVTEEESKA, encoded by the coding sequence ATGAATATTAAGGACATTGATGCCCCTTTAAGCACCACAACTATAGATAAAAATCTTGTAGATGCACCTACAGATAATATCTATGAAGCAATATCAATTATTGCTAAGCGTGCGTCTCAAATTAACACTGAGATTAAAAAAGAGCTTTCAGAAAAATTGGATGAATTTGCTACTTTCAACGATAGCCTTGAGGAAATTTTTGAAAATAAAGAACAAATCGAAGTTTCTAAGTTCTACGAACGTTTGCCTAAAGCACATGCGCTTGCAGTGCAAGAGTGGTTAGAAAATCGAATTTACCACAGAGATCCTTCGGTAACGGAGGAAGAAAGTAAGGCATAA
- the dapA gene encoding 4-hydroxy-tetrahydrodipicolinate synthase, with protein sequence MQLLRGLGVALVTPFNEDLSIDFSGLTKLLEYNISNGTDYFVVMGTTAESATLTAVEKREVLDHVIRINNGRLPIVLGIGGNHTTAVVREIEETNLDGVTAILSVSPCYNKPTQEGIYQHFSAIAKVSPLPVILYNVPGRTASNMLPTTVARLARDFKNIVGVKEAIDDMAQVLKLLHDVPEGFIVLSGDDALAPSLISAGGQGVISVIGQGLPKAFGDVISGVRNGDERNAYKEHLQLLEVIDLIFEEGNPAGIKALLSHLEICKPYVRLPLVVATDDLTHRISSFMKDL encoded by the coding sequence ATGCAATTATTAAGAGGATTAGGGGTTGCGCTTGTCACGCCGTTTAATGAGGATTTGTCTATAGATTTCAGTGGTCTTACAAAGTTACTTGAGTATAACATTTCTAATGGAACAGATTATTTTGTAGTGATGGGCACCACAGCAGAAAGTGCGACACTTACCGCTGTAGAGAAAAGAGAAGTGCTTGATCATGTGATTAGAATAAATAATGGTCGTTTGCCTATTGTGTTAGGAATAGGTGGTAATCATACAACAGCAGTTGTAAGAGAAATCGAGGAGACAAATCTAGATGGAGTAACGGCTATTTTGTCTGTCTCTCCTTGTTATAATAAGCCAACTCAAGAAGGGATTTATCAACATTTTTCCGCTATAGCAAAAGTGAGTCCATTGCCAGTGATTTTGTATAATGTGCCTGGGAGAACCGCTAGTAATATGCTTCCTACTACCGTAGCAAGATTGGCCCGTGATTTTAAAAATATTGTAGGTGTTAAGGAAGCCATAGACGACATGGCTCAGGTCTTAAAACTTCTACATGATGTACCTGAAGGCTTTATAGTCCTTTCTGGAGATGATGCACTGGCACCTTCATTAATTTCAGCTGGTGGCCAGGGTGTGATTTCTGTAATAGGTCAAGGTCTTCCTAAAGCTTTTGGCGATGTAATTTCTGGTGTTCGCAATGGAGATGAAAGAAATGCATACAAGGAGCATTTGCAGTTGCTTGAAGTGATAGATCTTATCTTTGAAGAAGGCAATCCAGCTGGTATAAAAGCTTTACTTTCTCATTTAGAGATTTGTAAACCCTATGTGAGACTTCCACTTGTTGTAGCTACAGATGATCTTACTCATAGAATAAGCTCGTTTATGAAAGATTTATAA
- the coaE gene encoding dephospho-CoA kinase (Dephospho-CoA kinase (CoaE) performs the final step in coenzyme A biosynthesis.), with protein sequence MKIVGLTGGIGSGKTTIANFFSELGVPIYTADKAAKNLMVENAQLVKEIKKLLGEEAYIKNELNRKWIANKVFNNKELLAALNNLVHPAVVVDFKNWLSAQDTPYVIKEAAILFENGGYKNCDYLILVKAPQSLRIDRVMKRDKSSKDEVLSRMNMQWSDNRKEALSDAAIENINLDLARQCVVRLHKHIVKRISSGW encoded by the coding sequence ATGAAGATTGTGGGACTCACAGGCGGAATAGGTAGTGGTAAGACCACCATTGCTAACTTTTTTAGTGAGCTAGGGGTTCCTATCTACACCGCAGATAAAGCAGCCAAAAATCTTATGGTTGAAAATGCTCAGTTAGTAAAAGAAATAAAAAAATTACTAGGTGAGGAGGCATACATAAAAAATGAGCTCAATAGAAAATGGATTGCTAATAAGGTTTTTAATAATAAAGAATTATTAGCAGCCCTCAACAATCTGGTACATCCCGCTGTAGTAGTTGACTTCAAAAACTGGTTGTCTGCACAAGACACACCTTATGTGATTAAGGAAGCTGCGATTCTTTTTGAAAATGGTGGATATAAAAATTGTGATTACCTTATTCTAGTAAAAGCACCGCAATCTTTGCGAATAGATCGAGTTATGAAAAGAGACAAAAGTAGCAAGGATGAAGTACTGTCCAGAATGAATATGCAATGGTCTGATAATCGAAAAGAAGCGCTCTCAGATGCTGCTATAGAGAATATTAATCTTGATTTAGCTCGACAATGCGTGGTTCGTCTTCATAAGCATATTGTAAAGCGCATAAGTTCAGGGTGGTAG
- a CDS encoding enoyl-ACP reductase, with product MSYNLLKGKRGIIFGALDSNSIAWKTAERVHEEGGKFVLTNAPIAMRMGQINELAEKTSSEIIPADATSLEDLENLIEKAQEILGGKLDFVLHSIGMSVNVRKGRAYTDQKYDWTQKGTDVSATSFHKVMQTLYQKDAMNEWGSIVALTYMAAQRVFPDYNDMADNKALLESIARSFGYFYGKEKNVRVNTISQSPTPTTAGQGVKGFDGFLAYADKMSPLGNATAQDCADYTITLFSDLTKRVTMQNLYNDGGFSNTGVSNEVMDSFMKAEGHS from the coding sequence ATGAGTTATAACTTACTAAAAGGCAAACGCGGAATTATATTTGGAGCATTGGATTCAAATTCTATAGCTTGGAAAACCGCAGAACGTGTACACGAAGAAGGAGGTAAATTTGTACTTACAAATGCTCCTATTGCAATGCGTATGGGTCAGATTAATGAGCTTGCAGAAAAAACAAGCTCAGAAATTATTCCAGCAGATGCAACATCTCTGGAAGATCTTGAAAATCTGATTGAAAAAGCTCAAGAAATTTTAGGTGGTAAATTAGATTTCGTTCTGCACTCTATTGGAATGTCAGTAAATGTGCGTAAAGGTAGAGCCTACACAGATCAAAAGTATGACTGGACACAAAAAGGAACAGACGTCTCTGCTACCTCTTTTCATAAAGTAATGCAAACGTTGTATCAAAAAGATGCAATGAACGAGTGGGGAAGTATCGTTGCCCTTACGTATATGGCAGCTCAACGAGTTTTTCCTGACTATAATGATATGGCAGATAATAAAGCTTTGTTAGAATCTATAGCACGTAGTTTTGGATACTTTTACGGCAAAGAAAAAAATGTTCGCGTAAATACAATTTCTCAATCTCCTACACCTACAACCGCAGGTCAGGGAGTAAAAGGATTTGATGGTTTCCTTGCTTATGCAGATAAAATGAGCCCATTAGGAAATGCAACAGCACAAGATTGTGCAGACTATACAATTACTTTATTTTCAGATCTTACAAAACGAGTTACAATGCAAAACCTTTACAATGATGGAGGCTTTAGCAATACAGGAGTAAGTAATGAAGTGATGGATTCTTTTATGAAAGCTGAAGGGCACTCATAA
- a CDS encoding response regulator transcription factor, with translation METENKKILLVEDDPNFGTVLKDYLMMNDYDVTHAKNGMEGFEKFKKDDYDLCILDVMMPYKDGFTLAKEIRDKNEDVPIIFLTAKALKEDVLKGYKVGADDYLNKPFDSEVLLMKIKAIIQRKAVDSVADSKQFEFNIGNFHLNSKLRFLTFKEEEPIKLSPKENELLRMLALHENDLMPRELALTKIWRDDNYFTSRSMDVYIAKLRKYLKVDDSVEILNIHGEGFRLVVKKEE, from the coding sequence ATGGAAACTGAAAACAAAAAGATTTTACTAGTAGAAGACGATCCAAACTTTGGTACAGTTCTTAAAGACTATTTAATGATGAATGACTATGATGTTACTCATGCAAAAAATGGTATGGAAGGATTTGAAAAATTCAAGAAAGACGATTATGATTTATGTATTCTTGATGTAATGATGCCTTACAAAGATGGATTTACACTAGCAAAAGAGATACGTGATAAAAACGAAGATGTTCCTATCATCTTTTTAACTGCAAAGGCACTTAAAGAAGATGTTCTTAAGGGGTATAAAGTTGGGGCTGATGATTATCTAAATAAGCCTTTCGATAGTGAAGTGCTTTTGATGAAAATTAAAGCAATAATACAGCGTAAAGCAGTAGATTCTGTTGCCGATAGCAAGCAGTTTGAATTCAATATTGGAAACTTCCACTTAAATTCTAAACTTCGTTTTCTAACTTTTAAAGAGGAGGAGCCTATAAAATTATCTCCTAAAGAAAATGAACTGTTACGCATGTTAGCATTACATGAAAATGATTTAATGCCTCGTGAACTAGCACTCACTAAGATATGGAGAGACGATAACTATTTTACCTCTAGAAGTATGGATGTATACATAGCAAAACTTCGTAAGTATCTTAAGGTAGATGATTCTGTTGAAATTCTTAACATTCACGGAGAAGGTTTCCGTCTTGTAGTTAAGAAAGAAGAATAA
- a CDS encoding glycosyltransferase — MQRSYSFIIPVYNRPDEIAELLASFALQEGVIPFEIVIIEDGSTVPCLSEVEKFPDLDISYFSKGNSGPGSSRNYGMRKAKGTYFIILDSDCILPSTYVANMHSELEGNYVDFFGGPDAAHPDFSHLQKAISYSMTSFLTTGGIRGGSEDAGKFQPRSFNMGLSKQAFEISGGFGDIHPGEDPDLVLRLWKQGFESRLIKKAYVYHKRRISWKKFYTQVHKFGLVRPILNSWHPMSKKTTYWFPSLFIIGLAAALIILPFTISLLCLYVVYFIILGLHSTLLNKNLTIGVMSVFATLIQFYGYGTGFLSSSVEINWRGKLPKKRYPHLFFK, encoded by the coding sequence ATGCAACGATCTTATTCATTTATCATTCCAGTTTACAATCGTCCTGATGAAATAGCAGAGTTGCTCGCTAGTTTTGCTTTACAGGAAGGTGTCATCCCTTTTGAAATTGTTATTATTGAAGATGGTTCTACAGTTCCTTGTCTTTCTGAGGTAGAAAAGTTTCCAGACTTAGATATAAGTTATTTCTCTAAAGGGAACTCAGGGCCAGGGAGTTCAAGAAATTATGGAATGCGTAAAGCAAAGGGTACTTACTTTATCATTTTGGATTCAGACTGTATTTTGCCTAGCACTTATGTCGCAAATATGCATAGTGAGCTAGAGGGAAATTATGTAGATTTTTTTGGAGGACCTGATGCTGCACACCCGGATTTTTCACATTTACAAAAAGCAATAAGCTATAGTATGACCTCTTTTCTTACCACTGGAGGCATAAGAGGAGGGAGTGAAGATGCCGGTAAATTCCAGCCGCGTAGCTTCAACATGGGCTTATCTAAACAGGCCTTTGAAATAAGCGGCGGTTTTGGAGATATTCATCCTGGTGAAGATCCAGACCTTGTCTTACGACTTTGGAAACAAGGTTTTGAAAGTAGATTAATCAAGAAAGCTTACGTATATCATAAAAGGCGTATATCTTGGAAGAAATTCTATACCCAAGTTCATAAATTTGGTCTTGTAAGACCTATTTTAAATAGCTGGCATCCTATGTCAAAAAAGACGACTTATTGGTTTCCCTCTCTATTTATTATTGGGTTAGCAGCTGCACTTATCATTTTGCCTTTTACGATCTCTTTATTGTGTCTTTATGTGGTTTACTTCATTATACTTGGATTACATTCTACACTGTTAAATAAAAATTTGACTATAGGAGTAATGAGTGTATTTGCAACACTTATTCAATTTTATGGCTACGGAACGGGCTTTTTGTCTTCTTCAGTTGAGATTAATTGGAGAGGTAAGCTTCCTAAAAAGCGATATCCTCATCTTTTTTTTAAGTAA
- the recN gene encoding DNA repair protein RecN: protein MLQSLSIKNYALIEKVQLDFKEGFTVITGETGAGKSILLGALGLITGKRADSSSAGVASEKCIVEGVFAVKDYNLEYFFKRNDLDYEVQTIIRRELLPSGKSRAFINDTPVTLSQLASLGALLVDIHSQHKTLEVVENEFQFNILDTYSENIDLLDEYRTYFKAFKKAQSDLKVLKEKQAKAQQEFDYKSFLYAELDEAQLTEGEYKLLEDELDTLSNADKIMQQLVEAIQKIGLEEAGAIDQLTQSRAALSKLTNYGSQYKELYNRVHSVLIELEDVSSTLSDLSETVDADPLTLERHNNRLQLLHSLMKKHQVDSLEQLIEIKDSLDIFLQEVEGADGTAHTLEQKIEKEKSSALAIAAQLNKKRKNSIPNLIAHVEQILGALGMPNAQLKIELTEKEVLDLSGDVDLEFLFSANKGSELKPLGKAASGGELSRVMLALKSVLSNHKQLPTLIFDEIDTGVSGDIAVKMGNILKQMGQTMQLISITHLPQIAGQGNAHFKVFKKDVSDKTQTFIEPLDKEERIKEIAGMLGGGNTESSAAIEHAKNLLN from the coding sequence TTGCTTCAATCATTATCAATTAAAAATTATGCACTGATTGAAAAAGTGCAGCTAGACTTTAAAGAGGGTTTTACCGTAATAACTGGTGAGACAGGAGCGGGAAAATCCATTCTACTTGGTGCATTAGGATTGATTACAGGTAAAAGAGCAGATAGCTCTAGCGCTGGTGTAGCAAGTGAAAAATGTATCGTAGAAGGGGTGTTTGCCGTAAAGGATTATAATCTGGAGTACTTTTTTAAAAGAAATGATCTCGATTACGAAGTACAAACTATCATACGCCGCGAGTTATTACCCTCTGGTAAAAGTCGTGCATTCATAAATGATACTCCCGTCACTTTATCTCAATTAGCTTCACTTGGAGCGCTATTGGTTGATATTCACAGCCAGCACAAAACTCTGGAAGTGGTGGAGAACGAATTTCAGTTTAATATTCTTGACACCTATTCTGAGAATATTGATTTATTAGATGAGTATAGAACGTACTTTAAAGCATTTAAGAAAGCACAAAGTGACCTGAAAGTTTTAAAGGAAAAACAAGCAAAAGCACAACAGGAGTTTGATTATAAATCATTCTTGTATGCAGAGCTTGATGAAGCTCAGCTCACTGAGGGAGAGTATAAACTATTAGAAGACGAGCTAGATACGCTAAGTAATGCAGATAAGATTATGCAGCAATTAGTAGAGGCTATTCAAAAAATTGGACTTGAAGAGGCTGGAGCTATTGATCAATTAACCCAATCCAGAGCGGCACTGTCTAAGCTTACTAATTATGGATCTCAGTATAAAGAGTTATATAATCGAGTGCATAGTGTATTGATAGAGTTAGAAGATGTTTCTAGTACTCTTTCTGATCTGTCAGAGACAGTAGATGCAGATCCACTAACTCTTGAGCGTCATAATAATAGACTGCAGTTGTTGCACTCGTTAATGAAAAAGCATCAAGTGGACTCTTTAGAACAACTTATCGAAATAAAAGACAGTTTGGATATCTTCTTGCAAGAAGTTGAAGGGGCAGATGGTACTGCTCATACACTAGAGCAGAAAATAGAAAAAGAAAAGTCTAGTGCACTTGCTATTGCAGCACAATTAAATAAGAAGAGGAAAAATTCTATACCAAATCTTATAGCTCATGTAGAGCAAATACTTGGGGCTTTAGGGATGCCTAACGCTCAACTCAAAATAGAACTTACAGAAAAGGAGGTGTTAGATTTATCTGGGGATGTGGACCTAGAATTTCTATTTTCGGCAAATAAAGGGAGTGAGCTTAAACCTTTAGGGAAGGCAGCTTCTGGAGGAGAATTATCAAGAGTAATGCTAGCGCTCAAATCTGTATTGAGTAATCACAAACAACTTCCAACGCTTATTTTTGATGAGATAGATACGGGTGTAAGCGGTGACATTGCTGTAAAAATGGGTAATATTTTGAAGCAGATGGGACAAACTATGCAGCTTATAAGTATTACACATTTACCTCAGATAGCTGGACAAGGAAACGCCCATTTTAAAGTATTTAAGAAAGATGTTTCAGATAAAACACAGACTTTCATAGAACCTCTAGACAAGGAAGAGCGCATTAAGGAGATTGCAGGAATGCTAGGTGGAGGTAATACTGAAAGTAGCGCTGCTATTGAGCACGCAAAAAACCTTTTAAACTAA
- a CDS encoding outer membrane protein assembly factor BamD codes for MKNLFLLFIAIIFLSSCSPYQDVLKNDDIAAKYSFADSLYKQGKYKKSLKLWEQIEPLYRGRPQAERVSFLYADSYYQIGDYYLSGYQFERFTKAFPESTKREEAAFKSAKSYYKRSPRYDLDQGDTFVATEKLQNFINAYPDSERLTDANEMAQELRDKIEYKAYKIAKGYNKIGASRGTFPNAIKAFDNFLQDYPGSKYREDALFWKFDSAYQLGLGSVQRLKEERLQAAKNAYLVLEKYFPQGKYAEEAAERLEIINRELQDS; via the coding sequence ATGAAGAATCTTTTTTTACTCTTTATTGCAATCATATTTTTGAGCTCCTGTTCTCCGTACCAAGATGTTCTTAAAAACGATGATATTGCTGCAAAATATTCATTTGCAGACTCCTTGTATAAACAAGGTAAATATAAAAAATCACTTAAGCTTTGGGAACAAATTGAACCTCTTTACAGAGGAAGGCCACAAGCAGAACGCGTATCTTTTTTATATGCAGATTCTTATTACCAAATAGGTGATTACTATCTGTCTGGGTATCAATTTGAACGTTTTACAAAAGCATTTCCAGAAAGTACTAAGAGAGAGGAAGCAGCTTTTAAAAGTGCAAAGAGTTATTACAAAAGATCTCCTAGGTATGATTTAGATCAGGGTGATACCTTTGTGGCTACAGAAAAACTACAAAATTTCATTAATGCCTACCCAGATTCTGAGAGGCTTACTGATGCAAATGAGATGGCTCAAGAACTTAGAGATAAGATTGAGTATAAAGCCTATAAAATTGCTAAAGGATATAATAAAATAGGTGCCAGTAGAGGTACTTTTCCTAATGCCATAAAGGCTTTTGATAATTTCTTGCAAGATTATCCAGGCTCTAAATATAGAGAAGATGCGTTATTCTGGAAATTCGACTCCGCATACCAATTAGGTTTAGGAAGTGTTCAACGATTAAAAGAAGAACGATTGCAGGCTGCAAAAAACGCTTACCTTGTACTAGAAAAATACTTTCCTCAAGGTAAATATGCAGAGGAAGCTGCAGAGCGATTAGAAATAATTAATAGGGAGCTACAAGATAGCTGA
- a CDS encoding DUF4835 family protein: MKIFTIVFVFLVSTISIGQELNAVVIINAEQTAKADLQVFKTLERALTEFVNNTKWTDRVYKQQEKIDCSFNIIVTELDGNSFRASVQVGASRPVYGSNYFTPTLNFNDKQFDFNYTEFQPLVFNPNVYESNLVSVMAFYAYTIIGIDASTFKLGDGDSFFEEAKQIITTAQPSSETGWNPQDGAQSRYRLNEDLLSPNFREFNGVMYNYHRNGLDVMVQDKKRSKQKIATTIVQLETMYRKRPNNFLTRVFFDTKADEIASMFSGGPQVSITDLVETLNTIAPTKSQYWKTITF; this comes from the coding sequence ATGAAAATTTTTACGATAGTTTTTGTTTTTCTTGTTTCTACAATTAGCATTGGACAAGAACTTAATGCGGTAGTGATAATTAATGCTGAACAAACCGCAAAGGCAGATTTACAAGTGTTTAAAACATTAGAGAGAGCGCTTACAGAGTTTGTTAACAATACTAAGTGGACAGATAGGGTCTACAAGCAGCAAGAAAAAATCGATTGCTCTTTTAATATAATTGTAACAGAGCTGGATGGGAATAGTTTTCGCGCCAGCGTGCAAGTAGGGGCCTCTCGACCTGTATATGGGTCTAATTATTTTACACCTACACTTAACTTTAATGATAAGCAATTTGATTTTAACTATACAGAATTTCAGCCTTTAGTTTTCAATCCTAATGTATATGAGTCAAATCTTGTTTCCGTGATGGCATTTTATGCTTATACAATTATAGGTATTGATGCTAGCACTTTTAAATTAGGTGATGGAGATTCTTTTTTTGAGGAGGCTAAACAAATTATAACAACCGCACAGCCTAGTTCAGAAACGGGATGGAATCCACAAGATGGGGCGCAGTCAAGATATAGACTCAATGAAGATTTGTTGTCACCTAATTTTAGAGAATTTAATGGTGTCATGTATAATTACCATCGCAACGGTCTAGATGTAATGGTTCAAGATAAGAAACGTAGCAAGCAAAAAATAGCAACAACCATTGTTCAGTTAGAGACAATGTATAGAAAGCGTCCAAATAATTTTTTAACGCGTGTATTTTTTGATACTAAAGCAGACGAGATTGCTTCTATGTTCTCTGGAGGCCCACAAGTAAGTATTACAGATCTTGTAGAAACACTCAATACGATAGCCCCAACAAAGTCTCAATATTGGAAGACGATTACTTTCTAA
- the coaBC gene encoding bifunctional phosphopantothenoylcysteine decarboxylase/phosphopantothenate--cysteine ligase CoaBC has protein sequence MSILSGKHILLGVTAGIAAYKSASLVRSLIKAGASVRVVMTEAAKDFVTPLTLSTLSRNEVHSSFTKKEDVNAMWTNHVELGLWADLMIIAPATANTLSKMANGASDNLLLATYLSAKCPVYFAPAMDLDMYKHPSSEASFLKLQSYGNIMIPATSGELASGLIGKGRMAEPDDIVTFIESDVLSKLPLKGKRVLITAGPTYEAIDPVRFIGNHSSGMMGCKLALQAAALGAEVDLILGPSNIKVDHSLINVHNVVSGDEMYEAAHTVFKNCDIVIAAAAVADYKPVNVAPEKIKKDDKNIHIELTKTKDILSSLGAIKEKQYILGFALETENEVDNATKKLHKKNLDAIVLNSLNDKGAGFKTKTNKITFIEKNGSVTTYDLKSKAEVAIDIFEKITAQVV, from the coding sequence ATGTCGATTTTAAGCGGTAAACATATCCTATTAGGAGTCACCGCTGGCATAGCTGCATATAAAAGCGCCAGTCTTGTGAGGTCACTCATAAAGGCTGGCGCTTCTGTACGTGTAGTGATGACAGAAGCAGCAAAAGATTTTGTTACACCTCTTACATTAAGTACGCTTTCGCGAAATGAAGTACACTCCTCATTTACAAAGAAAGAAGATGTTAATGCTATGTGGACTAATCATGTAGAGCTTGGCCTTTGGGCAGACCTAATGATTATTGCCCCCGCAACTGCCAATACCTTATCTAAAATGGCTAATGGAGCAAGTGATAATTTGTTACTTGCCACCTATCTAAGTGCAAAGTGTCCAGTATATTTTGCCCCTGCTATGGATTTAGATATGTATAAACACCCATCTTCTGAAGCTTCCTTTTTGAAATTACAATCTTATGGTAATATCATGATTCCTGCAACTAGTGGGGAGCTTGCCTCTGGTCTTATAGGCAAAGGACGTATGGCAGAGCCAGATGATATTGTGACGTTTATCGAAAGCGATGTGCTTTCAAAATTACCTCTTAAAGGGAAAAGAGTATTGATCACTGCAGGCCCCACCTATGAAGCGATAGACCCTGTAAGGTTTATTGGAAATCACAGTAGTGGTATGATGGGGTGTAAACTGGCATTACAAGCAGCCGCATTAGGAGCAGAGGTAGACCTTATTCTTGGTCCTAGCAACATCAAAGTAGATCATAGTCTTATTAATGTACACAATGTTGTTTCTGGCGACGAGATGTATGAGGCAGCACATACTGTTTTTAAAAACTGTGATATTGTTATTGCAGCTGCTGCAGTAGCAGATTATAAGCCAGTAAATGTTGCTCCTGAAAAAATAAAAAAGGACGATAAGAATATACATATAGAACTTACTAAAACTAAAGACATACTCTCATCTTTAGGCGCTATAAAAGAGAAGCAGTACATTTTAGGTTTTGCACTTGAAACAGAAAATGAGGTTGATAATGCTACGAAGAAGCTCCATAAGAAAAATTTAGATGCAATAGTTTTAAATTCTTTAAATGATAAAGGAGCAGGTTTTAAGACCAAAACGAATAAAATTACGTTTATAGAGAAAAATGGTTCTGTTACTACTTATGATCTTAAAAGTAAAGCAGAAGTAGCAATTGATATTTTTGAAAAAATAACAGCACAAGTAGTATGA